In Miscanthus floridulus cultivar M001 chromosome 5, ASM1932011v1, whole genome shotgun sequence, one genomic interval encodes:
- the LOC136454924 gene encoding uncharacterized protein has product MVTQKLLHYFTDHEVVVVTSYPLRNIIRNRNAAEQMSKWALELMGHDMRRDPSPSGVFINDVHELFTRILEGPIQTHPDAEPTLGSFDPNAKPAPGGFDPNAKPALRGSDPSTSMTTSPANVTVLALDQTDWRAPLLAYLLEEVLPLERTEARWIARRAKTFVVLDDELYKWSPSGVLMKCVHTS; this is encoded by the exons atggtgacccaaaagctcctgcactacttcaccgaccacgaagtcgtggtcgtcacttcatatccACTCAGgaacatcatccgcaaccgcaacGCCGCGGAACAAAtgtctaagtgggcactcgaactcatgggccacgacatgag gagggatccatccccaagcggggtcttcatcaacgacgtccacGAGCTGTTCacccgcatcctggaaggtccgatccagacacaccccgatgccgaGCCGACGCTCGGGAGCTTTGACCCCAACGCCAAGCCAGCACCCGGGGGCTTCGACCCCAACGCCAAGCCGGCGCTCAGGGGCTCTgatcctagtacctccatgaCGACGTCACCCGCAAATGTCACCGTATTGGCacttgatcaaaccgactggcgagcaccgctactcgcctacctcctcgaggaggttctcccgctcgaaaggactgaagcccgatggatcgctcgacgtgCCAAGACCTTTGTCGTGCTCGAtgatgagctctacaaatggagtccatcaggagtgctcatgaagtgcgtccacACCAGCTAG